The Bdellovibrio sp. ZAP7 DNA segment ATCATGGGTCTTTTGCTAAGATCTGGTATGAATTCAATCGCTTCTGCACAAAAACCTCTGACCATTGAACAAAAAGGTGAATTGGCCATTGAAGGTACCGGTACAGACGCTTTGGGCGGTGGTGACGAACAAGAGCTTCTTCCTGCGCCAGTGAGTCGTCTTGCCAGCGAAGAACTTGATATGATGATCAAGAAAATTGCGTTCGTGTGCATGGAGATCGGTGCCAGAACCAATGAATTGATCAAAGTTTGGATTGATGCGAACGAAGAAGGCTTTGCAAAAACAGCCTTGCTCGTGGATTGCTTGATCACGGCACGCGAAAAAATCATGAAAGAAACTGGTGCGATGGCAGCTTTGCGCATTCCATTGGAACAAGACATGATTTCTAATTATGAAGAACATTTGGCAGAGGCCTATCGCAATGTGGGTATGATGGATGATCCTGAAAAGTTAAAAATGCTTAAGGGCATCTATTGGGATTTGATCAGTGTTCGTACGTTGGGTATCCAATCTTTGCGTCGTCCATTCGACTTCTTGAATCAGGCGGCTCCGTCTGACGTTAAAGAGCTTTTGGATCACCAACCGGATGATACCCGCGCTTTAGCTATGATGTATCTTCCTAAAGAAACGCAATCCGATCTATTAACCAGCATGGATGAGTTTAACAAATTGAATACGATCCGTAGCATGTTATTGAATGCCGAAGTTGATGTTAAGAAACTTTGGGATCACGATACGAGTGTGAAAGTGGTTGTTGAGTCGCAACAATCTAAAGAACAAACTCGTCTGGTCAATCTCTTCCCAAGAACATTGGAAGCGATCCAAACTCTTACTCCAGTCGACGAGATTACGACTTTACGCAAAGTTTCCCCATCGCTTCCTATGGATGGCCGCAACTTGAAACACAATTATCTGACGTTGGCCTTTGTTGATGAATGGAAACCAGACTATCTCCGTCGCTTGACGCAAATTGCGACGGCGGAAGAAGTTCTAAACTTGATTCGCGTGATCCCTCAAGCACAAGAGGCGATCCTGGCTCAGTGTCCTCCAATGATGAAGACAATCTTGTCAGACGATTTGAAACTGAGCTCAAAAGTGGATCTGAACGTTCAAAACCAAAAAGTAAAAGCTTTGAAAGCGAAATGGGCGAAACTTATCCAGTCAGAGAACATCACGATCGCGCGTCTGTATGTTGATCGTGAGATGGGAGAAGCAAATGTCGCTTAGATCATTGCTCCTTTCTTTATTGGTCACCTTCGCTATCGCACCAGCGGCTCACGCGGGATTCCGTGTAGCCGGTGGTTTGGGTTTAGGGTCGACGACAACCAGCAATGAGATCTCTGAGGACGAAGGCCCTCTGACGATGCTTATTTCTGTGGACTATGTTTATCACTCGAAGTTGCTTCTGGGCTTTGAACACTTGCGGTCCTTGTCTATGAGCCCTCCCGCAACTTCGAATGCATTTTCTGGGTTGTATTTTCAATGGTATTGGAATGCAGTTCCGACACCTTACTTGACCGCCGATAAAATGAATACGAATGAAATCATATTCCGAGACATCGGATATTTCTGGGGAACCGGCGTGGGCATTGCCCAATCAGCGAATCTTCCCGATGCAGAAGGAAAAACCTCGAATGCGGCAGGCTTTTACCTCTCCCCTCGCGTCGGTGCTGATTTACAGCTGACTGGCAAGATGGGTGCGCGCGGCGAGTTCATCATGGCAACGACGGTGATCGGCACAGGTACGATCACATCGATGTCCTTGATGGGTTCCTTGTATTTTAGTTTTAATTAATTAAGGAGTACGGCAATGAATTTATCAGCACTATTAGGTCTTTTGATGGCCTTCTCGGTTATGATCGGAGCGATGGTCACATCGACTGATAAAGCTAAGATCTTCTTGGATGCGCATGCCTTTGTCATCGTTATCGGTGGTACAATCGCAGCCAGCCTTCTAAGCTTCTCTGCTAAAAAACTCCTGGCACTGGGCAAAGTGTTCTTTAAAAGAACCCTGGGTAAAAATGACGACATCAACGTAGCCGTCAATGAGATGGTGGACCTGGCGAAAGGCTATCGCGAAAACGACAACTATCTTCGCGACAAACACGCGAGCTTAAAAACTCCATTTTTGAAAGAAGCGATCGGCATGTTGAACGAAGGTGCCATCGACACAGATCAAATGGATAAAATCCTGAATAAACGCGCCCACAACATGGCTCACCGTCATGAAGAAGATGCTGAGATCTTTAAAGCTCTGGCAAAGTTCCCTCCTGCCTTCGGTCTATTGGGTGCGGTTATCGGTATCATCTCTTTGATGGCGAACATGGGGGGCGCTGATGCCGCTCAAAAAATGGGCCCTTCGTTTGCGATTGCCTTGGTTGCGACTATGTACGGTATCGCGGTAGCAAACTTTATCTTTTTGCCACTGGGTGAGAACTTGGCAAAAGCCAATCGTATGGATCAAATCATCCGTCAAATGGTGATCGATGGATTTAAATTAATCCGCGATAAAAAGCATCCTATCGTAGTTGAAGAAAGCATTAAGAGTTACCTGCTTCCAAGTGAACGCGGTGAATCTGCGAATAAGAAAGCGGCTTAATTATGGGTTTGCGTAAGAATAACCTTAAAGCGGTGCCAGTGCCGGAAGAGCAAAAACCTCTTCACGAGCGCTATCCGGAACTCAATGATGATCATGAGTCCCAACCGCCGATTGTTATCAAAAAAGAAGAGGGCGAGGGTCCTTGGATCGTCAGTTACGCTGACTTGATGACATTGCTGATGGGTTTCTTTGCGATGATGTACTCGATGTCAAAGCCCGACGTCGCAAAATTGGAACAAGCTAAGAAAGCCAACACGGAAAGATTCGGCGGCCATTACGAAGAGCCTTACAAGGATTTAGAAAACGCCTTGAAGAAAACTTTGAAAGCCAACGGACTTGAAAAACAAGTGCAAATTGAATCCGGTTACGATGGCGTGACAATGACTTTCACAGGCACTCTGTTCTTTGAAAGTGGTGACTTCCACGTTAAGGAAGAAGCCGTCAACATCGTCAACAAATTGGCTGGCACCATTCAAAAAGACGCCAAAGGTTATAACATCAAAATCGAAGGCCATACGGACAGCGCACCCATCTCCCACCCTATTATCGCAAGTAACTGGGAACTTTCGGGACTTCGTGCCGCCCGTATCGCTCAGCTTTTTGAAACCAATGGTTTTGCAAGAAAACAGCTTTCGATGATTGGCATGGGTGATACCAAGCCGATTGTTCCGAATGAAAATACGGACGGCACTCCGAATCTGGAAAACCGATCCAAGAATCGCCGGGTTGTGATTAAGGTCTTTAAAGAAGTAACAGAATAAAAAAAAGCCCGGTGATGAACCGGGCTTTTTCATTTTATCAATTAGTAAACTTCGTTTTCCCAAACAAGATTCACGATGAAAGAAATTGCCGACAAGTGGCAGTAAGCCGTTTCTGAACGTGCCATCGTCCCACCATCTGCATCGAAATGCGCCTGGCAGCGCGCTTCCATAGTGCTTAGCAAGTCTTTATCAACTTTTGGCGGATTGAATTTAGCCAAGTTAGCTTCACATACAGCATAAGCACTTGCTGCCGTTCTCACGTCAAGGCTCGAACCCCAGGCACAAGCTTCCGCCAATTCTTTTGCTTCATAGCAATTTGAAGACTTTGAAATCAATTCCTGAAATACAGCTGGTTGATTCAAGATATCGTTACCTTGAGCATCCGTGCACTCACGTGCCATTGCCATTGGAGTTGCTGCCAAAACCACTACTGCGATAAGAGCTTTCATAGAGTTCATGTATAATTCCTTTTTTTTGTTAGTTAGTTCGTTACATGAACGGATATGCCCCATTTCTTATTGCTCTGTATAATAGAAGGATTCGAATCTATCCGTCTAAAATTTGGAATTCTCACTTCAGTACGAGGCCACAGTCATTCAACAATTGATCCGTATTATGTATCCAGTACGGAGGTACTCCTATGTGCGACGACGCACCAAAGTTTAATGGAATGCAAAGACGTCAACTCCTTGTTGCCCTTTTAGGGACAGGAGCAACTATGCTGCTTGCAGGATGCAGTCAGACTGGTTTTAGCCCTTTAACTTCTTCATCGGATGGAACAGATTCCAGCGATGGCAGTAGCGGCACCACGGGTGGTTCCTGCGTGCAAAGTGCAACAGAAACAAATGGTCCCTTCCCCGCCGACGGCAGTAATGCCGCAGGTGACGGCACCTCCACCCGCCTGGATAAAGTTTACACCGGCTCGCCCATCATCCGCCGCGATATCACGGAAAGCATTGCGGGAGTCCCACTTACTTTGAATATATCATTGCAGAATGTGCGCAACAGCTGTGCGACGATTCCGAATTATTATATTTATATCTGGCACTGCACTCCGACGGGTCAGTACTCAGCCTACACGGCGTCTAATAATGGCGGCTCGCACTCTAGTTTAGAGTCTTATTTCCGGGGAATTCAGCAAACCGATTCCAATGGTGAGGTGACCTTCACCACGATTTATCCGGGTTGGTACACGGGCCGCGCGATACATATTCACGCGGAAGTGTATGCGGGACTTGATGATGCCTCTCCCATTAAGATCACGCAGTTCGCATTTCCCATGAGTATTAATAAAGCGGTCGCCGCGCAAACGACCTATGGCTACAAAGGAACCTCAGGAATGATGGACAATTCATCAGATGGAATCTTTAGAGACGGCACCAGCACCGAGATGCTGACCGTCGCCTCAAACTCATCAACCGGCGGTTACACTGCCTCAATTGCAGTCAGAGTGTCCGTATAACTCGCCATTTCTCTAATAAACCTATCGAAAATCCCACCTGCCACACTGCCTCCTCCCCTCCTCCTCTTGACCGAGGGGGAGGCACGGTCTAGCCTCGAGCCATTACTTTACTTTAACTTAATGCGGTGCTTCTGCAGAATATGGCAGGCACCTTTTCGGAGGAAAAATGGCTGAATATATCAATCCAGATTACGTTCCAGAACCAGAGAAAATGAACGTAAAAAAAGGTCTTGATGGCGTGGTAATGGATACATCTTCTGTATCTAAAGTGAATCCACACACAAACTCTTTGATCTACCGCGGTTACCCAGTTCAAGACTTGGCTGAAAACTGCTCTTTCGAAGAAGTTGCATACCTAATGTACAATGGCGAGTTGCCAAACAAAACTCAACTTGCTGACTTCACTAAAAAAGAACGCGCAAACCGCGACATCACTGCAACTTTGTTGAACGTGATCAAATCACTTCCACAAAAATGTCACCCGATGGATTCTATCCGTACGGCAGTGTCTTTCATGGGTGCTGAAGACCCTCGTATCTGGGATTCTTCTCCAGCGACGAACTTGGACAAAGCGATGATGTTGTTGGCGAAAATCCCAACTGCTGTTGCTGCTGACTACCGTTTCAAAAAAGGTTTGGATTTCATTCCTCCAAAAGCTGATTTGACGATGGCTGAAAACTTCTTCCACATGTGCTTTGGTAAAGTACCTCAAAAAGAAGTTGTTAAAGCATTCGACGTTTCTTTGATCCTTTACGCTGAACACAGCTTCAATGCTTCCACTTTCACAGCACGTGTTGTGACTTCAACTCAATCTGATATCTACTCTGCAACAGTAGCTGGTATCGGGGCGCTTAAAGGTCCTTTGCACGGTGGTGCGAATGAAATGGTTATGCATATGATGAAAGAAATCGCTGATCCTGCAAAAGCAGAACAGTGGATGATCGATGCATTGGCACAAAAGAAAAAAGTTATGGGCTTCGGTCACCGCGTTTACCGCTCTGGCGACTCTCGCGTTCCGACAATGAAAAAGTACGCTCAAGTTATGGCTGACGTAACTGGCGAACAAAAATGGATGCAAATGTACACTGCTTTGGAAAAAGTTATGGTAGATAAAAAGAAAATCTACCCTAACCTGGATTTCCCAGCAGGTCCTGCATACTACATGATGGGCTTCGAGATCGACTTCTTTACTCCGATCTTCGTTATGGCTCGTACAACTGGCTGGTCTGCACACATCATGGAACAAGCAGCTGACAACCGCATCATCCGTCCTCTATCTGAGTACGTAGGTGCGGAACAACGTAAAGTTGTACCTTTGTCAGAAAGAAACTAGTTCCTAAATTCTATTTAGAATTTCTAAAGCCCACTCCAAAGAGTGGGCTTTTTTTTTACCTAATTCACATGGAAGATTGATCTCGGCCCTGAAGCTTCCGAGCACATCTGCCTCGGCTCCGTCGCTCTCCTACCCACTTCTCCGCGACACGCCATCCATGGACTCAACCGTGCCTCGCCTTTGGCGAGTGCGCGCCATCGTGGCGCCCACGGAGGTCGCTGCGTAGGAGGTATGAGCCCGCCGAATCCGAGTCAGCTGCACTCGGAATCTTCAGAGTGACTTCAAAGTTTTCATTTGAATTATGTAAAAGAAAAAGACTCGTACAGAAGTTTATGACGTTTCAAATCATCGTGAATAACTTTTAGACTTACTAAGTTTCAAAGAAAGAAGCTCTCTATTTACAGTAGTTTAGTGAGCGGCATGAAACCGCGTGGAGCGTTTGAAGAAAAATTCACACTGAAATTGTTGCGATGTCTTTTAGATAGGTTCAGCATCACGTTTAGATAACTGATTTGAACTTTGTTTAATTTGTTTGGAGGTATTTAATGAAAGTATTGAAAGCAACTGTAGCACTAGCATCTGTATTGGCATTCTCTTCAGCTTACGCTGTGGAAGCGGCTCCTTCTCAACCATCTATGGATGGTTCTTCTGTGAACAGCCAAACTGTTCAACAACACTCTGAAATCAAAAAAGATAGCAAAGGTGTTATCAAGAAAAAGAAATCTACAGTTGAAGAGCAAAACACTCAGCAAGTTCTTCCTGAATCTCAACAACCTGCTGCAGGCAAATAGTTGAGTTGGTTGGAGTCTCGTTTCGCAGTTATCGCGGGACTCCAACAGTTTTTACTGTTCAGTGTAAAATAGAATTTCGCCTTCGCGAATGATCTTCCCAAGCTCGCCGGACTCATCGTTACTGCGGCAACCTTGGACTTCACTCACCTGCCCATTTTTTTCCATGCGAATGTTGAAGGGTGATTTGCATTCTTCAGACCCGGCTTTAGTTTTTTTATAACTTTCAGCGAAATCATAAATACGATTGGCGATAGAGATATACTT contains these protein-coding regions:
- a CDS encoding motility protein A — protein: MNLSALLGLLMAFSVMIGAMVTSTDKAKIFLDAHAFVIVIGGTIAASLLSFSAKKLLALGKVFFKRTLGKNDDINVAVNEMVDLAKGYRENDNYLRDKHASLKTPFLKEAIGMLNEGAIDTDQMDKILNKRAHNMAHRHEEDAEIFKALAKFPPAFGLLGAVIGIISLMANMGGADAAQKMGPSFAIALVATMYGIAVANFIFLPLGENLAKANRMDQIIRQMVIDGFKLIRDKKHPIVVEESIKSYLLPSERGESANKKAA
- a CDS encoding flagellar motor protein MotB, which translates into the protein MGLRKNNLKAVPVPEEQKPLHERYPELNDDHESQPPIVIKKEEGEGPWIVSYADLMTLLMGFFAMMYSMSKPDVAKLEQAKKANTERFGGHYEEPYKDLENALKKTLKANGLEKQVQIESGYDGVTMTFTGTLFFESGDFHVKEEAVNIVNKLAGTIQKDAKGYNIKIEGHTDSAPISHPIIASNWELSGLRAARIAQLFETNGFARKQLSMIGMGDTKPIVPNENTDGTPNLENRSKNRRVVIKVFKEVTE
- a CDS encoding bifunctional 2-methylcitrate synthase/citrate synthase; its protein translation is MAEYINPDYVPEPEKMNVKKGLDGVVMDTSSVSKVNPHTNSLIYRGYPVQDLAENCSFEEVAYLMYNGELPNKTQLADFTKKERANRDITATLLNVIKSLPQKCHPMDSIRTAVSFMGAEDPRIWDSSPATNLDKAMMLLAKIPTAVAADYRFKKGLDFIPPKADLTMAENFFHMCFGKVPQKEVVKAFDVSLILYAEHSFNASTFTARVVTSTQSDIYSATVAGIGALKGPLHGGANEMVMHMMKEIADPAKAEQWMIDALAQKKKVMGFGHRVYRSGDSRVPTMKKYAQVMADVTGEQKWMQMYTALEKVMVDKKKIYPNLDFPAGPAYYMMGFEIDFFTPIFVMARTTGWSAHIMEQAADNRIIRPLSEYVGAEQRKVVPLSERN
- a CDS encoding intradiol ring-cleavage dioxygenase; amino-acid sequence: MCDDAPKFNGMQRRQLLVALLGTGATMLLAGCSQTGFSPLTSSSDGTDSSDGSSGTTGGSCVQSATETNGPFPADGSNAAGDGTSTRLDKVYTGSPIIRRDITESIAGVPLTLNISLQNVRNSCATIPNYYIYIWHCTPTGQYSAYTASNNGGSHSSLESYFRGIQQTDSNGEVTFTTIYPGWYTGRAIHIHAEVYAGLDDASPIKITQFAFPMSINKAVAAQTTYGYKGTSGMMDNSSDGIFRDGTSTEMLTVASNSSTGGYTASIAVRVSV